A stretch of DNA from Enoplosus armatus isolate fEnoArm2 chromosome 15, fEnoArm2.hap1, whole genome shotgun sequence:
AATGACACACCGGTTGTATTATGGTAAAGTTACTGATTTACAAACGATCCAGAGACGACTGTATTACCTTTGTTCTGCTGAGATTCCTGTTGCTGTTTCAGACTTAAACTTTGTCCGAGCCTTAAACCTGCAGAGAGCCTTGTGGTTAAGAGCGGTCACCTGCCTTATTTCTGATTTGTTTAAAGCAAAACGACATCTTTGCCAAAGAACCTTTGTTTCTGTTCACCACGTTTGCCATGGCTGATTTTAAAAGGCTTTTAGTTTATTAATGAATTCTAATTATTTTATTGAATGATTTGTGAGTATTTATGTTTACACAGTATTGTCATAActtgaagttttattttatgattaatttaattaatggGCATAGTGCATCTACATAACTGTAGTAGGGAAAATGCAgatgttatttattcatcatgttatttatgtttttctctcagtgagCAGCTGATGTGCTGAATCTGCAGCTTGTCTAACTCGTCTTACCTTCTCCTCCTGTGGCTTCCTTCTCTTGCACAACCGATAACTGATCAATAAAGACATTACAGCCAGTGTATCTTTGTCAGCCTTCACTGCCTTGAATCAAAACATGGAATTTAGCAAGACTGTTAAAGAAACatggtttatttttacattaaaacccATTTTCAAGTTTTTAACCAATTAAAAACATTCCACTGGTCTGTAAGTAAGAAGTAAAAAATTATCTAATGAGTAGATTTTTACTTTTCTACATAATCTTTCAAATAGCAActaaaaaaatgtcacaaataaataaaagctcatTTTTAGTCAGGTAGTTTTGTTATTAATgctattaaaactaaaaatgttttcacatcacTGATTTGATCTACAGTAAAAAGTTTGATCACGGCCACGCTGTTCGTCTGCCGAGGACACGGCTGGTGATtctctgaaagacagaaaacggttcatttgattattaaaatgtatttttgtcttCGATCCACTTTGAGAACAGCTCAGGAAATTAATTCTGACTCACTTCTGCTGGTCAAAATGTCTACAAGCCACttaaaagaaatgtgacttATTACCGGAATGTCAGATCCACATTTTAGACTTTGTGAATGagaaaagctgtttgtgttgtacCTTGTTGTAAAGTTGTGCGTTCAGCCGGTAAGATCGATACTCTGCtcgtcttctctcctcctccttcctcctctgcacctCCGGCAGACTCTCATAAATCCTGGCGAAGAGACGGTGTTAAGACAAAAAGTCTGCCAACGCCAAACTTAATATCGTTATATAGTTGAGGCCTTTCTGCAACATCTTTGTTAACTTCACATCACAGCTCTCAGTCATAATACCTGAACACTGAATACATCTGGATGTTATTAGTTCCCAAAACATTTATTACAATAAAGTGTAATGAATCCTCTTAATTTACAATTTGAATACATGAAACGCTTACTGTTTGGACCTCTGTATCATCTCCTTCCTGGGAACAGCcctcctgagcagagcggtgcCTTCACAGATAACAGAAAAAGTAATAAGTTAAATTTTTCtaatccattcattcattcattcattcattcattcattatgttAACTGCTGGGGTGCAGCCTGGACAGTTCACCAGTCAATCACAGGATAATGTTGGACACAGTTTGGATACATAGAATATGTATCAGGAGTATAGAGAAAATAGAGACATTTGTGATTCTGTGAGCCGCCATGAGCTTAAGTATTCATCAGATTTGATGTTACAGTCGCTCTTTTTCCCTCCTGGCGTTTGTGGTCGAGTACCTGCAGGCTTCGGCAGCCTCTCTGGTCCTCCAGGCCAGCGAAAGagttggtctctctctctgctgaagACGTCTTGCAgcttcctctcctccgcctGCAGAGCCAGGCGCCTCACCCGCTGCCTGGACTGAGAGATGAACTCCGGACGACGCATCTCCAGCGCCTCCTGCAGGATTGAAGACGAGCATTAACGTTTTTAAACcacaaaaagagacaacagTAAGAGATTATAAAAAGGGCACCATTTACTGTCGATTTGGAAAGGTCTTGTGATGGTAAAATTCAAATCTTATTCTTAGATTAGAATGGGCACGGACCTAAATATCcaagttttttttacttactgAAACACTTCCCTTCAAACAGCCAATTAGTAACAAGTCTCTCACTTCTATGAATAAATCTACAAATAAACAGCCTGTTAAGTGATGCTTTgtaaagacaaatacaaaccAACCTGGAGAGAGATCCGTGCCAGACCAGTCGACATCGTTTTGGTTCTTGGATCTAAATCGGGTTCAGCTTGATGTATTAAACTGGGCTGTTTGTTTCCGTCTTCTTGGACTTGTCTCTGTCTGAGCGGTTCTCTCCACGGATCGATTCTGCTGTACGGTTCAAACCAGGCAGTGTTCGGCCTCCACGCCAACTCCTCTTCCTTTGGACGGTTCTCCTTCCTTGCCTCTGACCTCACGTCGTCAGCAGAGATGAACCATGAAACAGCTGGAAGAGGACCAGAAATTCAAACCAGCCAAATCAATACAAAGATTTcgttttactgtaaaacaatgtAGTATATAGATATGAGCCTCGTACCTTCAGGGTAGGTCTGTGACGGgcttttcttgctctttctctgcttttgtaGCCCCTGAGTCCTccgccctcctcttcctctctctaagCTGGATGACGAAGATGATGTTCTGGCTTCACCAGGCGAAGGGAATGTGGTTCCAACATCTCTGGTGTGGCGTCGAGTCCCATTACTGACCAGCTCCAGGTCACCTGAGGAGAAAGAATACAACAAAGAATTACTTTCATTGcaactttatttgtataatgtttttttatccaTTGTCAATTTTTTGTTATGTTGAGACATAAATTAGCTGTTGAGCTAACTCCGGCACATTTACTTCTTGAatgtcattattgattattgattaatatgcACTGcccctttaaataaataaaatgaattatttgcCTCATTCTTCCATCTTAGGAAGACGAGACTAGTAACTCTAGGATAGCAATAAACTATTGATTTTTGCAAACAAAGTCACAGTTTACAATCTCttcatttttaacaattttCAACAAGTAAAATCTGAATAAATTGAATGGTAACCCCTGataacaaaatgaatctgaatGAAGGCTCCAAgatgttttacatttgtaaagaactcataataatataattttaataATGTTATTCACCCGCATGTAAGAGGATattatttgttgaaaatgtttttgaaaaagtTGGGGTCGTCTTATTTTGGAGGATTAGGCACAACATATATTCACAACAGTAGACGTTCTTTTTGAGAGAGTAGCAGCTTCTACACAGCAAtgcattatgggttgtttgtagTAACGTAATGTTTGGCGAATGAGTTTCAGTTGATTGTGTGAGTTAGTCAACGCTAAAAGAGGTAATTAAGCtcagtttaacatttaacataaGGTGGTGtcttgtgtgatgtgttttgtagTAAATAAATTCCTGAAAAGCGGCTCCTGGACTGACCTGCCTGGATGCCTTTGCTGACCAGTTTAACAGCCTTCTTGGCTGCCAGAGTCCTGGAGGGGCCACGGTGTGACGGGAGGGTGTAAGTGCTGGTTGACGATGTAGAATCAGCAGCAATCTGAAGACCAATGCAATGACATCAAAACTTTAGAGCTGTTCAATACCTGTGATTACAAGCTGGTACATTTGTGAGTCACTTTGTTCTGTGCTCCAACGGGTGTTTTTGACAGGAACAGGACATTTTCACacgtcacagtaggaaaagcacaggtgtaattgtaAGTACATCTAATTCCATTcagctggctcactgtcacactgccatgatttactgggacacttacaacagagccattgttaatgtaacacctgtgcttttcctattatgacaagtcaaaagGCCTGTTAGGTGATGATACACCTCTGCAACAATGCAACCTACATagatgtttgtggttttattcatttattccagTCAGACATAAAATTCAAAGACTTTTGAATGATCTTCAACACAGAGAAAGGTGTACTGATaaatgtttctttgtctctgatAAAAGTTTGAACCCTAAAGCCTCTAAAATCCACAACCTTTGAAGGGTGATGAGAGAGCGACATTTAAATATGACATATTTACTTCAGAATGGGAATGAGGGCAATAATATGCAGATATAACGACTTACTGTGGATTCATCAGTGCCGGTGGTCTCCGACAGTGTGATGATGTGAGGCGGCTCTTTGTTTCGTCCTCTCCTCGgttccctcccttctttctgCTTGTTGATGGTGCTGTACAGTTTACTGAGGCTGGAGCTGGTTTTCAGGTGCTGGACTCTGTGGGCGCCGAAGACTCGGATCAGCCGCGCCGTGTCCACGGTGGACATGGAGCCGGACATGGTGGACAGAGTCTCTGACTCGTCTCTGTCTGCAGGACAGAGGTGCTGACTCTGGGAGGAGTCATGAGAGAAGCTGGAGGTGAATGAGTCACGGCGGTCTTCGTCTGCAGGTTTAGAAGCTTCTTCTACCTGGAGCCTCTGAGTCCAGGCCTGACGAGGTTCACCTTCAATCTTTCTGCCTCCTCTGACTTTCCACTCCATGTCTCTGGCCTCTCtattgtgtgtctttctttctttccttgtagcatcttctcctctccttcctggCCTTTCTTCTGGATGACAACGTGCCCCCTCTTGTAGTTCTGACGTGTTAGCAGCCCTTGTGCTGTGAATAAGACGGGACAGCCGCTCAAGCCGCTCCAGCAGCGATGATTCTCTGTCACTGGTCGGTCGGGACTCCTCCAGACTCCACCGATCACAGAACCTCTGCCACAGCTGGTCCagagtgctgctgctctgctgggcTGCGGGGTGAGGGAGGTCAGAGTCCCTCCTCTCCTggtctccctcccctcctgtctgAGGACTTTGGTCCAGGTGATGGCTCACCTTGTAGTCCATGTCCACATGAACTGGCTGAAATCTCTGACGTCTTGGCTCTGGTTGATCATAGCTAAGGAACTGCACTGGGCTGGTCCCCTGGTCTCTCTTGGAGGCTTCTTGGTTGCTCGAAAGAGGCACTCTGGTAAAAGCAACTGATACATGAGAGGACAGCTCTGGAGCTCCAGTCACACTAGCTTTTGAGGTCCCAGCTGctgatacagagagagagataacacGTGTTAAGACTGAACTTGGATCAGACTTTTTCTAAACAATATATGTATTATTCACTGcctcatgtacacacaaacacatagaaaaacaaagtaaagctgtGTCAACAAacttaaaatcaaacaaacagaaagcgACACAGAACACAAAGTTGCTTCACAGACAAATTTTATACAATCCCAAATAAAACAtctctaaaatgaaaataaaatgatcaaataatatttctttaattaacTTCACACAGTTACTTTTTAGAGAGCTCAAACAAAACATGCTGCAAGGAGCATTCATTTCTCCTCCTTACACTTCACAAAAGCAATAAATAGTCCCCAAACCTTTTCAAACATAtcctgtttttcctttaatataCGTAAAGAACCATTGTGAGGGTGGGGGACTGAAGCCCACTGTCGTcttttaaaacagtaaaacctgcttgcagaaaacaaagatgTATCACTAAATTGTGTTTTGCTGGATGCAACCATTGGAAAGCTTTTATAAATACGTTCCTCCACGGTAATTCTTACCTCTTCCCAAAggagttttatattttctggaTTTCCAAACACGTTTCCATTATAGTGAATTAATTTAACCAGAGTGACATCTGTTCAAATTAACCagacaatttatttatttttgcaattTATGGACAGATGACTCTTGTTATGTTACAACCGAAGAAATGAAGGAGGTAACTACAGTGAATAGGCATACGGTTTGTCTTCATGTTCAGCTCACCTCTGTGTCCTGGCTCCTGCATTTTGAAGGTGGTGGCTTTCAGCCTCTTGCTGTAGATGCCCTCTGCGTGTCTGATGGTGACGCCACGGTCCAACCCCGGGTCACGGTTCCCGAGGACCTCACTGCTAAAGCGAGGGGGCACAGCGTCGTCTGAGCCTGGTCAGAATTTAAAAGTGGCTTGTTACCTTAAGATGATTTCTGAGAAAACAGATGAATAACGCTGCTGGACAAGTGACCAAAATCCTTCACTTTCAGCCAGAAATGAACAGAAGCCATTCAAAGACATGGAGTCTatagtcctctctctctctctccgtctcaggAGGCTCCAGCTCTGCCTTTGTCTCACTCGGGCCCTGaacatgaataattaatgcTCTGCCTGGTGTATGTTACAATAGACCAGCTGCTACCCATACAGGCACAGGGGAAATGAGAGCAGAGCCTCCCCATTCATCGCAGATTCAACTGACAATTCAAttctatttttaatttttaaataatttaataataactttttttctatttgctCTATTTTTGTTTGAGTCCAGTTATTTTCCAAGACCATTTTGTCTTCATTGGTTCATGCATTTTCTTATCAGACATGTTTTTACATAATTCTTTATCATTTTAACACTCAACAGTATTACAGATGATTTCTTCAATGCACCTTATCTACAAAcatatttgattgatttgattgacaaaatacattttgactcAGATTTTCTTGACAGATGGCTCAAACTTTTAGGGGGGCCTACAATTTGGAGTGGAGTGGAAATTGTGGAGTGCACCCAATGTTGAATATGATCCAAGTTGCTCAATAAGGTTATATTTGAGACAAATGTACCTGTGTGGGAGCTCTCCATAGTGGTGTCAGAAGGGTTGGTAGAGGAGAAGTCAGCTTCTGTTTGAGGGATGTAGAAGAGCTCCTCACTCCCACGAGGTTTATAAGGCAATAGAACAGGCACTGCTGTAAGAGGAAAGGTGAGAAGGAACATGCTATCATCTTTACCTACCACAGATAATCTGAACTACAGCCATGTTGACAGTCAAGTCAAGTGTTTCTCAGTGGAACGGCAAATTCTATTTTTGCTGTCACACCATAAGCTCGTATTGTTCTTAATCACTGGCCACATGGAAGCAaaagttttaaaacacaaataaacttaCACTGTACGTTCTCATCCATCCCCTAGAACAGACCTCTGCTCTCATTTATagtgtgataaataaataataaacagtatAGTGAaggtttggttttctttttcagcagaACTAAAAATAACATGAGTAAAGTCTATCATATACTGTTATATTACACAACAAACCTACCTGGTATTTCAGTGGTTAAGGGTCTTGGCGACACCACAACTCGAAGTGGTTTAAAAGACTGAGAGGATGTGGAGGTGTCGGCTCTTTCAGGTCCCTGCTGTCTTATTGGCTCTCTGGTGTCGTACCACTCTGGTGGACTGGACAAACCGACACCTTCATCAGGACTGCTAGCAGGAGAAGAGGCGTGTCTGAGGGGGACAAATTCTTTACGTGGCAGCCCCGTAACAGCATCAGCACGACTGGAGTGGACAGCAGAGGCCAAGCTGTGATCAGTAGCTTTCGGGGACAGAGTGAGATGGACATGTGAGACGTGACCTGTCCTGGCTGGAGAGTCAGAGGTGGATGAACCTGTGGTCTGTTCAGAATCATGACCAACACCTGAAACAGAGCTGTTCTGGACGGATAACACGTCATCCTGCCTCAAAGACTGTGTGTTGTCGTCGTGAGCATTCACATCCTTTCTACCTAAACCCTGTGAGGCCGGGGGAGGTTTTTCAAACTGGCCTCCTACAGCTCCTATAGGCTCTGTGATTTTCTCTTCATCCATGGTAGGGGGAAGCTGCCTATTAGCTTTAGGGTGTTCGACTGTTCCTGTGGAGAGCTCAGCCAGGTGGAGCAGCTCTGATGACGGACTGATAGGAGGTGCGGGCGACgtggagggagaaggggaggtgGAGCGCCTGCGTGTGGCAATGGTGATAGATGTGAGGGCCAGAGGGTTTGTCCTAGGGAGGGTTACCCCCTCTCTGGCAGCGATCTCACGTACCTGAGCCTCAAGACCTGTGCTGAGGCCCTGCAGCAGCTGGGATGGCTGGTTGTTAGCATCATGGAGGGCAGTGAATGTCTCCGCTTGGTGAGGCGGATCCTGCCCCCTTGGGACACTAACACTGGACGCTGCACTGCTCTCTGTATCTGTGCTCCCCTGACTCTGAACAGAGAAGTAAAAAACAAGAGGTCTGTGTCAAACTGAGAGACCAGGCAAGATCCAAGTTTACATTGTCCTGTGAATCAATTCATCCACCAAAGAAAAGCCTTTTGCACggcaaacattttaaattcaaatgttcCAAAAGTCTAACATGCACCTGTTGACACACCATGCCTGCAACACACCAGTTACCTTAAGACCTGTACTGTCCAGAGTTTGGAGGtagacataaaatacatttttaaatatttacatgatttaaaatgtgacaataaacatttattattgATAATTTACAGTCCTTTATAAATGTAGTAAATTGCTACAAATGAAGCTTTTATCAATATGACTGATTGCTATGTGAAGTGTAATGACAAACAGCTCTTCATCAGTGGTTTACCTTTATAGGATTTTTTAACAGCAGCTCTCTCTTGATCTCTTCAATCCgctttctgtcttctttgtcCAACTCCAGAGGCTCACACTGCTGTCCCGATATCTTCAGCTTAATCCACTCTGCAACATAGACACTTTTACGCTTGTGCAGATGATAGTTTATTTGACAGTATGTCAATATACACAGCCAATGAGTGAGCTGGGATAGCATTCAAGAGGAACAGGAGGCCAAAGCAATGCACAtgaatgagacagacagacctacATAACTACAAGGAAGATAATTATGCTGCAGGAGTTGTTTGAAAAgttgttttggatgttttaatCTTATCACTCGAGATTAGTTTGTAACATGTGAATCCTCTTACCTCTGGCTTTGCTCTCTTCTTGGTCAGTGATGCTGGGTGTACTGGACACCATGGTGGCCGGAGATTCACTCTGCAGTAACTTGGCCACTCTGACGGCTAGCGAGCTCTCGCTGCTCCCATCACTCATCACTCCCTGATCAGTGTCCTCGAGGATGGGCGAGGAGGAGCCACTCTGTACAGGACCTTCCTGAGTAGTCTGGTTTTCCTCCTCTGTAACACACTCTGTAACACACTCTGTAGGAGTAGAGGTGAGCTGTTGTGTGCTCAAAGCTGGTGAAGGCTGGATGACTGATGGCTGTGGTGGGACTGTGCTGTCAGGGGGAGCAGCACTGCAGCCCTCAGGCTCTGCCCGCTGGGCTGATTGGGAGAGGACAAGGGACGACCCTGCACCTCTACTAACAGTGCTACCTTGTGGCCTTGTGGCTGGTGCAGTGATAAGAGCTTGGGTGGATGGATAATTAGGTTGCGCCATTGAAGTCATACTCTCTTGACCAATAGAGCTTTCTCTTGGTTTCTCTGAGGTCAGCATGGAGTCGGACGAGGACCTGGCCCACAGCAGGGAGGATCGAGTTCTGGGATCTCCAGTagcggaggaggaagaggagaaagaggagtcCGGGAGTCTGCTGGATTTCTTCCTCAGTGAGAGGAATATGTCATTATCTGAGAGCAGACGGGGTGCTGCAGGGGAGGCTGAGGAAGCCACGGAAGACCCAGCAGATATGACGTTCTCAGCAGATACGACGTTCTCTGCCTGAGAGAGTAGTTTACGAATCTCCAACAAGGCCTTGGAgctaacaaaagaaacttctgCGCTTTGCTCCAAACTACGGCTCGTTTGCAAGGGTGACTCCAAGTCTCTATCCCCACACCTAGCCTCAGCAGCTAACAAGGGGTCAGAGTCAAACCTGTCTCCAAGCTGGATGGTATTCTGGCTGCTGGATAAGCTGCTATGCCTCTGCTGTTGCTGGGTGGTCTGCAGTGTGAAGGGATACGAGTCTTCATCACGCTGGTTGGAGGTTGCCAGTCTGCATTCACTCTGGAAAGCTTCTGTATCTGATGAAGGAGAAGGCCGCCTGGTCCACTCTGGGATAGATATAGCTGGGCCAAGACTGTCAAGGCTGAATGGTATGGATATACTGGAGTCCACAGACAGAATGCTGGACCTGGAAAACTCTCCTTTATGGGGACTACCCCCTGAAAATACAATATGAGAGTATGAACCACACTAGCTCATTATGGGTAATAAAAGGTACATTTACCAATTAGCAGCTGATAAAAATGATCCATTCATCttttaaaattataataaatgttttgaaaaacatgcCTACATAGTGGTTGGAATTAAAACAtcagttatattttctgtttggaACATCAGTTTCAAAGGTACCTTCAGAGGTTTGGGTGCTCTTGGTTGGGGTTCCAATAGATCCTTTAATTGTACACAGGTCAGTTGGAGAGAATTCCGGCTCTCTGATTGGCCCTCTGGGTGCAAATGGAGTTAAGATTGTTGAGGGAGATTGGTCAATACCCAGGTTATGGAGATATAACTGCaagaaagacaaatacagaacaTGTCAGAATCAGGAATACAACTCTACGCTTTTACAGCACTACATGCTGAGATTTTACTGCTACATATTTCTATTTATTATCTGCTGAAACTGAATCTGCAATAACAGACAATCTAACAGATACTaaacatatttcaaataataTTCTAAAGAAATCCTATGCTTGTTTATATacaattttcagtttttcaattaCCGGAATTCGTTCTTCAATGTTGAGCTCTCGAGGCCTGGCCAGACATGGTGGTGTTGATAGTTTTGAAGT
This window harbors:
- the alms1 gene encoding serine-rich adhesin for platelets, whose protein sequence is MKRFHFPPQDRTTQASEASLSQHPLAQATILSEEGVSNCCSLSQHSWSPGDEGKHKETDHSPLIATTDKQRVPSRDESAEDETFFLSKDIPAQHLLELLQKDIGMPSSSNSAVSSASEISVKNAFAKESESTKVCKPGIDQKMVRREGPPGEASLPQQQTQQPETDVYPDKSRTFSSEVCNITMGLRSTQPDDRSEVLHRELLSEVERRTSHEAESKNQRWKNPTPPSQSLTPYPTETSEGKPSVTRANLVPWTGPFSAGVERGHREQDLWSSGNQTGIDGSYLGFLPQSQSTPGVFKAPPKSSVKAKLGQLSAIESDKDNSYQSKTGISPQPAVPVADVHYPDTTNQCQEETTSAKVQSLPSLNYMQKVDAWRANHSSGKTSLFDSLALQGFSGISPKKKAYDAVSDSLNRILSQQVRSLQQPASAANQNVTQSSSTAPSAPTSSRRGEAVGSAPSDNTGSATRTSASPFGRSQSHSSLSTVVMSVQKDQQTERRVEKEKSQTQDDVHRQPSSTVQPSPLVSLGQFSDVSLDRDLTLSSSQDSNNSGIKLGTSIGASSVVSLEVDNYAPYWTSKLSTPPCLARPRELNIEERIPLYLHNLGIDQSPSTILTPFAPRGPIREPEFSPTDLCTIKGSIGTPTKSTQTSEGGSPHKGEFSRSSILSVDSSISIPFSLDSLGPAISIPEWTRRPSPSSDTEAFQSECRLATSNQRDEDSYPFTLQTTQQQQRHSSLSSSQNTIQLGDRFDSDPLLAAEARCGDRDLESPLQTSRSLEQSAEVSFVSSKALLEIRKLLSQAENVVSAENVISAGSSVASSASPAAPRLLSDNDIFLSLRKKSSRLPDSSFSSSSSATGDPRTRSSLLWARSSSDSMLTSEKPRESSIGQESMTSMAQPNYPSTQALITAPATRPQGSTVSRGAGSSLVLSQSAQRAEPEGCSAAPPDSTVPPQPSVIQPSPALSTQQLTSTPTECVTECVTEEENQTTQEGPVQSGSSSPILEDTDQGVMSDGSSESSLAVRVAKLLQSESPATMVSSTPSITDQEESKAREWIKLKISGQQCEPLELDKEDRKRIEEIKRELLLKNPIKSQGSTDTESSAASSVSVPRGQDPPHQAETFTALHDANNQPSQLLQGLSTGLEAQVREIAAREGVTLPRTNPLALTSITIATRRRSTSPSPSTSPAPPISPSSELLHLAELSTGTVEHPKANRQLPPTMDEEKITEPIGAVGGQFEKPPPASQGLGRKDVNAHDDNTQSLRQDDVLSVQNSSVSGVGHDSEQTTGSSTSDSPARTGHVSHVHLTLSPKATDHSLASAVHSSRADAVTGLPRKEFVPLRHASSPASSPDEGVGLSSPPEWYDTREPIRQQGPERADTSTSSQSFKPLRVVVSPRPLTTEIPAVPVLLPYKPRGSEELFYIPQTEADFSSTNPSDTTMESSHTGSDDAVPPRFSSEVLGNRDPGLDRGVTIRHAEGIYSKRLKATTFKMQEPGHRAGTSKASVTGAPELSSHVSVAFTRVPLSSNQEASKRDQGTSPVQFLSYDQPEPRRQRFQPVHVDMDYKVSHHLDQSPQTGGEGDQERRDSDLPHPAAQQSSSTLDQLWQRFCDRWSLEESRPTSDRESSLLERLERLSRLIHSTRAANTSELQEGARCHPEERPGRRGEDATRKERKTHNREARDMEWKVRGGRKIEGEPRQAWTQRLQVEEASKPADEDRRDSFTSSFSHDSSQSQHLCPADRDESETLSTMSGSMSTVDTARLIRVFGAHRVQHLKTSSSLSKLYSTINKQKEGREPRRGRNKEPPHIITLSETTGTDESTIAADSTSSTSTYTLPSHRGPSRTLAAKKAVKLVSKGIQAGDLELVSNGTRRHTRDVGTTFPSPGEARTSSSSSSLERGRGGRRTQGLQKQRKSKKSPSQTYPEAVSWFISADDVRSEARKENRPKEEELAWRPNTAWFEPYSRIDPWREPLRQRQVQEDGNKQPSLIHQAEPDLDPRTKTMSTGLARISLQEALEMRRPEFISQSRQRVRRLALQAEERKLQDVFSRERDQLFRWPGGPERLPKPAGTRPQTRAVPRKEMIQRSKQIYESLPEVQRRKEEERRRAEYRSYRLNAQLYNKRITSRVLGRRTAWP